In the Quercus lobata isolate SW786 chromosome 5, ValleyOak3.0 Primary Assembly, whole genome shotgun sequence genome, one interval contains:
- the LOC115989836 gene encoding uncharacterized protein LOC115989836 encodes MQIIPPSVSKLWSLLEIRALVLFSLGLQSILIFTGNMRKNSASKKLSTLLWLTYLSAEWAVTVSLSVLSNNAGKSVNPDLVITAFWAPFLLLHLGGPDTITAYSLEDNELWRRHALTLVTQVTTTVYVVLRCWTSTPLNFLAIPIFVAGIIKSGERIWVLRYASSEHFRESMTHPSYRMSKKSPSYVLGLQFNVPVNDPFENADILQNAYNFFKIFKQLLADVIVNFHDIENSRIIIKNVSSEDTFKMIEIELGFIYDVFHSKAVVLYSFVMDGFSGCFTLCCISLRCINFLSISSVSMAFLITEKHDYSRVSVIITYVLLTGAIILELYALILQLCSDWTMLWLSRRNLLHKGILSFLLTKKKRWCNTMQQYNIISISLQDIPAKRSFIMKVSSFLWKCIQKVLCIHGLLEKHRHRSSKKVLPVHLKQVILDQLQHKLESAMYDGKKLCAYRGDWVFQNAKSLDNIGRGDRDTIKGAIEVEFDESILLWHIATNLCFYSNDQEQDLDDCKDYRDTSNLLSNYMLYLLVFCPLMLPNGIGHIRFHGTRAEAIEFFYNLNEDIAGRTLGCKEEIACKKLLNVKNIPPTREQQEKKKLLLPNAHKLAHSLLCIENKWEFICHVWIEMLGYAASHCQWNQHAQQLTQGGELLTHVWLLMAHLGITEQFKFQAGKS; translated from the coding sequence TACTGGAGATCCGTGCTCTCGTTTTGTTTAGCCTTGGACTCCAAAGCATCCTCATCTTTACTGGCAACATGAGGAAGAATTCAGCTAGTAAGAAGCTCAGCACTCTTCTATGGCTGACCTACTTGTCAGCAGAGTGGGCTGTGACAGTGTCGCTTAGTGTGCTTTCCAACAATGCAGGAAAGTCTGTGAATCCAGACCTTGTAATTACAGCATTCTGGGCTCCATTTCTTCTCTTGCACCTTGGAGGCCCAGACACCATTACTGCATACTCCTTGGAAGACAACGAGTTGTGGCGCAGGCATGCACTAACGCTAGTCACCCAAGTGACTACAACTGTCTATGTCGTACTTAGGTGCTGGACCAGTACTCCATTAAATTTTCTTGCTATTCCAATCTTTGTTGCTGGGATAATCAAGTCTGGAGAGAGGATATGGGTTCTGAGGTATGCGAGCAGCGAACACTTCAGAGAGTCCATGACGCATCCAAGTTATCGCATGTCAAAGAAGTCTCCCAGCTATGTGTTAGGTTTGCAATTCAACGTGCCTGTTAACGATCCTTTTGAAAATGCAGACATTTTACAGAACGCCTacaatttcttcaaaattttcaagcagTTGTTGGCAGATGTCATCGTTAACTTCCATGATATTGAGAACAGCCGAATCATCATCAAGAATGTATCATCAGAAGACACTTTCAAAATGATTGAAATCGAGCTTGGATTCATCTATGATGTGTTCCACTCAAAAGCAGTCGTGCTTTATTCATTTGTGATGGATGGCTTCTCTGGTTGCTTCACTCTTTGCTGCATCAGTCTCCGTTGCATCAATTTCTTATCAATTAGTTCTGTATCCATGGCCTTCTTGATCACCGAAAAGCATGATTACTCAAGAGTGTCCGTGATTATCACTTATGTATTGCTAACAGGAGCAATCATCCTTGAGCTCTACGCACTTATATTACAACTATGCTCTGACTGGACAATGCTATGGCTGAGTAGGCGTAATCTCTTACATAAGGGCATTTTGTCATTTCTACTTACTAAAAAGAAGAGGTGGTGTAATACCATGCAACAGTACAACATAATAAGCATTAGCCTTCAAGATATTCCTGCCAAGAGAAGTTTTATCATGAAGGTCTCATCCTTTCTTTGGAAATGTATCCAGAAGGTCTTATGCATTCATGGATTATTGGAGAAGCATCGGCACAGGTCATCGAAAAAAGTTCTTCCAGTACACTTGAAACAAGTGATCCTCGACCAGCTTCAACACAAATTAGAATCAGCTATGTATGATGGGAAGAAATTATGTGCTTACAGGGGTGACTGGGTGTTTCAAAATGCAAAATCTCTTGATAATATCGGTAGAGGAGATAGAGACACAATCAAAGGTGCAATTGAGGTAGAATTTGATGAAAGCATTCTGCTCTGGCATATTGCAACAAATCTGTGTTTCTATTCTAATGATCAGGAGCAAGACTTGGATGATTGTAAAGATTACCGTGATACTAGCAATCTGTTATCCAACTATATGCTGTATCTTCTTGTATTTTGCCCCCTCATGCTGCCCAATGGGATTGGACATATCAGGTTTCATGGCACACGAGCTGAGGCCATTGAATTTTTCTACAATTTAAATGAGGATATTGCTGGCAGAACTTTAGGTTGCAAAGAAGAAATTGCTTGTAAAAAATTACTCAATGTCAAAAATATTCCTCCAACAAGGGagcaacaagaaaaaaaaaagttattgctTCCCAATGCACATAAACTTGCTCATTCCTTGCTATGTATTGAAAACAAGTGGGAGTTTATTTGTCATGTGTGGATTGAAATGCTGGGTTATGCTGCTAGTCATTGTCAATGGAATCAACATGCTCAACAGCTCACCCAAGGTGGAGAGCTCCTAACTCATGTGTGGCTTCTTATGGCACATCTTGGTATTACTGAACAGTTTAAATTTCAGGCAGGAAAGAGCTAA